Proteins co-encoded in one Flavobacterium fluviale genomic window:
- the uvrC gene encoding excinuclease ABC subunit UvrC yields MQKPALDLQILTLPDNPGVYQYYDKDGKILYVGKAKNLKKRVSSYFNKIHDTKKTNVLVRKIVTIKHIVVPTETDALLLENNLIKTLQPRYNVLLRDDKSYPWICIKKEPFSRIFLTRRMVKDGSEYFGPYTNFKMVYTILDLIKELYPLRTCNYDLSKSNIDSGKFKVCLEYHIGNCKGPCEGLEPLEEYQRQVNAIREILKGNFKESLKDFKKLMNNYAQNLQFEEAQKIKEKIEVLENYQSRSTIVNPKITNIDVFSIVSDESAAYVNFLQISHGSIIRSHTLEIKKKLDESDEELLELAIIELRERFNLLSKEIIVPFEMDLGENIKTTVPQLGDKKQILDLSIRNAKFYRIEQLKQLQIVDPDRHVNRIMAQMQKDLRLPVEPRHIECFDNSNIQGTNPVAACVVFKDGKPSKKDYRHFNVKTVEGPDDFASMTEIVYRRYKRLLDENQPLPQLIIIDGGKGQLSSALKSIDELGLRGKIAIIGIAKRLEELFYPGDSIPLYLDKKSETLKVIQQLRNEAHRFGITFHRDKRSKAALNSSVESIPGIGEKTMLALIQHFKSVKRLKLATEKEISAVVGVSRAKKIVDFYHPKEN; encoded by the coding sequence ATGCAAAAACCAGCCTTAGATCTTCAAATTTTAACCTTGCCAGACAACCCCGGTGTTTATCAATATTATGATAAAGACGGGAAAATCTTGTATGTCGGCAAAGCCAAAAATTTAAAAAAAAGGGTTTCTTCATATTTCAATAAAATACACGACACAAAGAAAACAAATGTTCTGGTTAGAAAAATTGTAACCATAAAACATATCGTTGTTCCTACAGAAACTGATGCGCTTTTATTAGAAAACAATTTAATTAAAACTTTACAGCCCAGATATAATGTTTTACTGCGCGATGACAAAAGTTATCCTTGGATCTGTATTAAAAAAGAGCCTTTTTCGAGAATATTTTTAACTCGAAGAATGGTAAAAGACGGCTCTGAATATTTTGGCCCGTACACCAATTTCAAGATGGTTTACACGATTCTGGATTTAATTAAAGAGCTGTATCCATTAAGAACCTGCAATTACGATTTAAGTAAATCGAATATCGACTCTGGAAAATTTAAGGTTTGTTTGGAATATCATATCGGAAATTGTAAAGGCCCTTGCGAAGGTTTGGAACCTTTAGAAGAATATCAAAGACAAGTCAACGCCATTCGCGAAATCCTGAAAGGAAATTTCAAAGAAAGTTTAAAGGATTTCAAGAAATTGATGAATAATTATGCGCAGAATTTACAATTTGAAGAAGCGCAGAAAATTAAAGAAAAAATCGAAGTTCTTGAAAACTATCAATCTCGATCAACAATTGTAAATCCGAAAATTACCAATATTGATGTTTTTTCAATCGTTTCTGACGAAAGTGCCGCTTATGTCAATTTCCTTCAGATTTCTCACGGTTCGATTATTCGTTCACATACTTTAGAAATCAAGAAAAAACTCGACGAAAGCGATGAAGAATTATTAGAATTGGCGATTATAGAACTTCGTGAACGTTTTAATTTATTGTCAAAAGAAATCATTGTTCCTTTTGAAATGGATTTGGGCGAAAATATTAAAACAACCGTTCCGCAGCTCGGGGACAAAAAACAAATTTTAGATCTATCGATTAGAAATGCCAAATTCTACCGCATCGAACAATTAAAACAATTGCAAATTGTAGATCCAGATCGCCACGTAAATAGAATTATGGCGCAGATGCAGAAAGATTTACGTCTTCCTGTTGAGCCTCGACATATAGAATGTTTTGATAACTCGAACATACAAGGAACAAATCCCGTTGCTGCCTGCGTGGTTTTTAAAGATGGAAAACCAAGTAAAAAAGATTATCGCCATTTTAATGTAAAAACCGTTGAAGGTCCAGACGATTTTGCTTCGATGACCGAAATTGTTTACCGCCGTTACAAAAGATTATTAGATGAAAATCAGCCTTTACCGCAATTAATAATTATTGATGGTGGAAAGGGACAATTGTCATCTGCCCTAAAAAGTATCGATGAGTTGGGTCTACGTGGTAAAATTGCCATTATCGGAATTGCAAAACGTTTGGAAGAACTTTTTTATCCAGGCGATTCTATTCCGTTATATCTGGATAAAAAATCTGAAACCTTAAAAGTTATTCAGCAGTTACGAAATGAGGCGCACCGTTTTGGTATTACTTTTCACCGAGATAAACGAAGCAAAGCCGCGCTTAATTCATCTGTAGAAAGCATCCCTGGAATTGGCGAAAAAACCATGCTGGCGTTAATACAACATTTTAAAAGTGTTAAAAGATTGAAACTGGCAACAGAAAAAGAAATTTCGGCCGTTGTAGGAGTATCAAGGGCTAAAAAAATTGTAGATTTTTATCATCCGAAAGAAAACTAA
- a CDS encoding XAC2610-related protein yields the protein MEVNDYNFDGFTDFAAFHSDDGMGVYTIYQIFIFNPKTKNFEALQFPTNFNPKCDMFCDVKVDKTKQTLSSSCRGGAKTHTDIWKFDPTKKLILSKTESY from the coding sequence TTGGAAGTAAACGATTATAATTTTGATGGTTTTACAGACTTTGCTGCTTTTCATAGTGATGATGGAATGGGAGTTTATACGATTTACCAGATTTTTATTTTTAATCCGAAAACTAAAAATTTTGAAGCTTTACAATTTCCAACCAATTTCAATCCGAAATGTGATATGTTTTGCGATGTAAAAGTCGATAAAACTAAACAAACACTAAGTTCAAGCTGCAGAGGCGGCGCGAAAACCCACACGGATATTTGGAAATTTGATCCAACCAAAAAATTAATACTTTCAAAAACAGAATCCTACTAA
- a CDS encoding patatin-like phospholipase family protein: protein MRLSQLSISNTRSKGFFSNPKKGASWVALFWQEKITFCLSQFSISIWGVAAVLFTLLLLFPEKSFSQEIKKDSLKRPKIGLVLSGGGAKGFAHIGVLKVLEEAGIKIDYIGGTSMGSVIGGLYASGYNASQIDSIFKKTNFDELINDYIPRSSKNFYGKKNDELYAIVLPFSNFRVGIPEALSKGMYNYNLLSSLTRNVRHIRDFNKLPTPFLCIGTNIETGEEVLLNKGNLVQAMMASAAFPSLFTPVEIDGNLLVDGGVVNNYPIQEVRNLGADIIIGVDVQDDLMKRKSLKNATRILVQITNLQSIDKMKNKIKDTDVYIKPDIRDYGVISFDKGEEIIRKGEEAAFAVYEKIKTLTDETYFYKKPKLKVATDTIEIQKINTDKLDNYTKEYIRGKLRFKPGSTITYNDLKTGINNLNATQNFSTISYCLQPDGGKDDLDLVLKENPTQTFLKLGLHYDGLYKSGILLNLTHKKTFLKNDVTSLDIILGDNFRYDFNYYVENGFNISFGFRSRLNQFNRNVTTSLSNLVYDNPGTNLINVDFMDINNQAYFQTIFVQKFLMGGGLEYKYLKINSPTLSNEDNVIDKSNYFSAFAYLKYDSFDDKYYPSSGLYFSTDLQTYLASSDYTNTFKPFSMAKAELSFVNTLFPKATFKIDADAGFTFGSSSVPFFDYILGGYGYSKINNFNYFYGYDFLSIAGNSYIKTGITLDYEIIRKNHINVSANFANLGNNIFSTVDWISMPKYTGYAVGYGLETIIGPIEIKQSWSPEMSKSFTWFSIGFLF, encoded by the coding sequence ATGCGCCTAAGCCAGCTGTCCATTTCAAATACTCGGTCAAAAGGATTTTTTTCCAATCCCAAAAAAGGAGCTTCTTGGGTCGCTCTTTTTTGGCAGGAAAAAATAACCTTTTGCCTCTCGCAGTTTTCCATTTCCATCTGGGGCGTGGCAGCGGTGCTTTTTACACTTTTATTACTTTTTCCAGAGAAATCATTTTCGCAAGAAATCAAAAAAGACAGTTTAAAAAGACCTAAAATTGGTTTGGTTTTAAGTGGCGGCGGTGCCAAAGGTTTTGCCCATATCGGAGTTTTAAAAGTTTTGGAAGAAGCCGGAATCAAAATTGATTACATTGGCGGAACCAGTATGGGATCTGTAATCGGCGGACTTTACGCTTCGGGTTACAATGCTTCTCAAATCGATTCGATCTTCAAAAAAACCAATTTTGACGAATTAATAAACGATTATATTCCGCGTTCGTCTAAGAACTTTTACGGAAAAAAGAATGACGAATTATATGCGATTGTTTTGCCATTCAGTAATTTTAGAGTGGGTATTCCAGAAGCACTCTCAAAGGGAATGTACAATTACAATCTGCTCAGCAGTTTGACCAGAAATGTTCGCCACATTCGTGACTTCAATAAACTGCCAACACCTTTTTTATGTATCGGAACCAATATTGAAACAGGTGAAGAAGTTTTATTGAATAAAGGAAATTTAGTTCAGGCTATGATGGCGAGTGCAGCTTTTCCTTCCCTATTTACTCCAGTAGAAATCGACGGAAATTTATTGGTCGACGGTGGTGTTGTAAACAATTATCCAATCCAAGAAGTTCGTAATCTTGGAGCAGATATTATCATTGGAGTTGATGTTCAGGACGATTTGATGAAAAGAAAAAGTCTAAAAAATGCAACTCGTATTTTGGTTCAGATTACCAATCTGCAGTCAATCGACAAAATGAAAAACAAAATAAAAGATACGGATGTTTACATAAAACCAGACATTCGTGATTATGGCGTAATTTCATTTGATAAAGGTGAAGAAATTATTAGAAAAGGAGAAGAAGCTGCTTTTGCTGTTTATGAAAAAATCAAAACACTAACAGATGAAACTTATTTTTACAAAAAGCCAAAACTAAAAGTCGCAACAGATACAATTGAAATCCAGAAAATTAATACCGACAAATTAGATAATTATACCAAAGAATATATTCGGGGCAAACTTCGTTTTAAACCGGGAAGCACGATTACCTATAATGATTTAAAAACGGGAATTAATAACTTGAATGCTACGCAGAACTTTAGCACCATTTCCTATTGTCTGCAGCCAGACGGCGGTAAAGACGACTTAGATTTGGTTTTAAAAGAAAACCCAACACAAACGTTTTTGAAACTGGGACTTCATTATGACGGACTTTATAAAAGTGGTATTTTATTAAATCTTACCCACAAAAAAACGTTTTTGAAAAATGATGTGACTTCTCTTGACATTATTTTAGGTGATAATTTTAGATATGATTTTAATTATTATGTTGAAAATGGTTTTAATATCAGCTTTGGTTTTCGTTCAAGACTGAATCAATTTAATCGAAATGTAACCACTAGTCTGAGCAATCTGGTTTACGATAATCCTGGCACCAATTTAATCAATGTTGATTTTATGGATATTAATAATCAGGCCTATTTTCAAACTATTTTTGTACAGAAGTTTTTAATGGGCGGTGGTTTAGAATACAAATATCTAAAGATAAATTCGCCGACACTTTCGAATGAAGACAACGTAATTGATAAAAGCAATTACTTTAGTGCATTTGCATACTTAAAGTATGATTCTTTTGACGACAAATATTACCCAAGTTCTGGATTGTATTTTTCTACAGATTTACAAACGTACTTGGCATCGTCAGATTATACGAATACATTTAAACCTTTTTCGATGGCAAAAGCCGAGTTGTCTTTTGTAAATACATTATTTCCGAAAGCAACTTTTAAAATTGATGCTGATGCAGGTTTTACTTTTGGAAGCAGCAGCGTTCCGTTTTTTGATTATATTTTAGGAGGGTACGGTTACAGCAAAATCAATAATTTTAATTATTTCTATGGTTATGACTTTTTAAGTATTGCAGGAAACAGTTATATCAAAACAGGAATTACGCTGGATTACGAAATCATCAGAAAAAACCATATTAATGTTTCTGCCAATTTCGCCAATTTAGGTAACAATATTTTCAGCACAGTCGACTGGATCTCAATGCCGAAATATACAGGTTACGCTGTAGGTTACGGATTGGAAACTATAATTGGTCCAATTGAGATCAAACAATCATGGTCTCCAGAGATGTCAAAAAGCTTTACCTGGTTTAGTATCGGATTTTTGTTTTAG
- a CDS encoding homogentisate 1,2-dioxygenase — MPLYHKLGDFPQKRHTQFEKPNGGFYYEQLFGTEGFHGHSSLSYHVHRPTQVKEILNSYSVEPKIAIGKNIKSLLFKGFELKPENDFLDSRKAMLVNKDCIIGLAAPKESLRNYFYKNADADEMLFVHKGKGKLRTMLGNIPFEYGDYLIIPRGIIYQIEFETEENRLFYVESYSPFYTPKRYKNQSGQHLEHSPFCERDFILPNELETHDEKGDFLIKIKKEGMIHEVIYATHPFDVVGWDGYNFPYGFSIHNFEPITGRVHQPPPVHQTFETAAFVVCSFCPRLYDYHTKAIPAPYNHSNIDSDEVLYYVDGDFMSRNNIEQGHITLHPKGIPHGPAPGAMERSIGHKETQELAVMVDTFRPLMVTEEAMGLDDGQYYKSWCE; from the coding sequence ATGCCATTATATCACAAACTCGGAGACTTTCCGCAAAAGCGACACACCCAATTTGAAAAACCTAACGGAGGTTTTTACTACGAACAATTATTTGGAACCGAAGGTTTTCACGGACATTCTTCATTGTCATATCATGTTCACAGACCCACGCAGGTTAAAGAAATTTTAAACTCATATTCGGTTGAACCAAAAATTGCAATCGGAAAAAACATAAAATCATTATTATTCAAAGGCTTTGAATTAAAGCCAGAAAATGACTTTTTAGACAGCCGAAAAGCAATGTTAGTCAACAAAGACTGCATTATTGGTTTGGCTGCGCCGAAAGAATCGCTTCGAAATTATTTCTACAAAAATGCCGATGCCGATGAAATGCTTTTCGTTCATAAAGGAAAAGGAAAATTAAGAACCATGTTAGGAAACATTCCTTTTGAATATGGCGATTATTTGATAATTCCAAGAGGCATTATTTACCAAATAGAATTCGAAACCGAAGAAAACCGACTATTTTATGTAGAATCGTATTCTCCATTTTATACGCCAAAACGATATAAAAATCAATCGGGTCAGCATTTAGAACATTCTCCATTTTGTGAGCGTGATTTTATTCTGCCAAACGAATTGGAAACGCATGACGAAAAAGGTGATTTTTTAATTAAAATTAAAAAAGAAGGCATGATTCACGAAGTGATTTATGCAACACATCCTTTTGATGTTGTCGGTTGGGACGGATATAATTTCCCTTACGGATTCTCCATTCATAATTTCGAACCTATAACGGGGCGTGTTCACCAACCGCCGCCAGTACACCAGACTTTTGAAACGGCAGCTTTTGTCGTTTGTTCATTCTGCCCAAGACTTTACGATTATCATACGAAAGCAATTCCGGCGCCATACAATCACAGCAATATAGATTCAGACGAAGTACTATATTATGTAGATGGCGATTTTATGAGCCGTAATAATATTGAACAGGGTCATATCACTTTACATCCAAAAGGAATTCCGCACGGACCAGCTCCAGGCGCAATGGAACGCAGTATTGGTCATAAAGAAACTCAGGAATTAGCCGTTATGGTTGATACTTTCAGACCGCTAATGGTTACGGAAGAAGCAATGGGTCTTGATGATGGTCAATATTACAAATCCTGGTGTGAATAA
- a CDS encoding four helix bundle protein, with protein sequence MTFNEKYKDNALLIKTFNFALNIIDYTNELQEQKKFVIANQLLKSGTSIGANSKESQNAESKADFIHKLKIAIKEADETEYWLFLCDVHKEYPNCKHLLNDLSEILKILNKIISTSKRN encoded by the coding sequence ATGACTTTTAACGAAAAGTATAAAGACAATGCTCTTTTAATTAAAACATTCAATTTCGCATTAAACATAATTGATTATACAAACGAACTTCAAGAACAAAAGAAATTCGTAATTGCCAATCAACTATTAAAAAGTGGAACATCAATTGGAGCAAATTCTAAAGAATCACAGAACGCAGAAAGTAAAGCAGATTTTATTCATAAATTAAAAATTGCAATTAAGGAAGCAGACGAAACTGAATATTGGTTGTTTTTATGTGATGTACACAAAGAATATCCAAATTGCAAACATTTATTAAATGATCTTTCTGAAATTTTAAAAATTTTAAATAAAATAATATCAACATCTAAGAGGAATTAG
- the hppD gene encoding 4-hydroxyphenylpyruvate dioxygenase, which translates to MMKQVKSVEYGLEKIFEGAQDFLPLLGTDYVEFYVGNAKQSAHYYKTAFGYQSLAYAGLETGVKDKASYVLKQDKIRIVLTTPLTADSPINEHLKKHGDGVKVAALWVEDATKSYEETMKRGARSFMEPTVEEDEFGQVIRSGIYTYGETVHIFVERKNYNGVFLPGYKEWKSDYNPKPTGLKYIDHMVGNVGWNEMNTWVKFYEDVMGFVNFLSFDDKQITTEYSALMSKVMSNGNGRIKFPINEPAEGKKKSQIEEYLDFYGGPGIQHIAIATDDIIKTVSQLRARGVEFLSAPPHTYYQAIPERLGVHMDMMKEDINEIEKLAIMVDADEDGYLLQIFTKPVQDRPTLFFEIIQRMGAKGFGAGNFKALFESIEREQELRGTL; encoded by the coding sequence ATTATGAAACAAGTTAAATCAGTAGAATACGGATTAGAAAAAATCTTTGAAGGAGCACAAGATTTCCTTCCATTATTAGGAACAGATTATGTAGAATTTTATGTGGGGAATGCAAAACAATCTGCACATTATTATAAAACAGCTTTCGGATATCAGTCATTGGCTTACGCGGGATTAGAAACTGGAGTAAAAGACAAAGCTTCTTATGTTTTGAAGCAGGATAAAATCAGAATTGTTTTGACAACGCCTTTAACAGCAGATTCTCCAATAAACGAACATTTAAAAAAGCATGGCGATGGTGTAAAAGTTGCCGCACTTTGGGTTGAAGATGCTACAAAATCTTACGAAGAAACTATGAAACGTGGTGCGCGTTCTTTTATGGAACCCACTGTTGAAGAAGATGAATTTGGACAAGTTATCCGCTCTGGAATTTATACGTATGGGGAAACAGTTCATATTTTCGTAGAAAGAAAAAACTATAATGGTGTTTTCCTTCCAGGTTATAAAGAATGGAAATCAGATTACAATCCAAAACCAACGGGCTTAAAATACATTGACCACATGGTTGGAAATGTCGGCTGGAACGAAATGAACACTTGGGTAAAATTCTACGAAGATGTAATGGGTTTCGTGAATTTCCTATCTTTTGATGACAAGCAAATTACCACAGAATATTCTGCTTTGATGAGTAAAGTAATGTCTAACGGAAACGGAAGAATTAAATTCCCAATTAACGAACCTGCAGAAGGAAAGAAAAAATCGCAAATTGAAGAATATTTGGATTTCTACGGCGGTCCTGGAATTCAGCACATCGCAATTGCTACCGATGATATTATTAAAACAGTATCTCAACTTCGAGCTCGCGGTGTTGAATTTTTATCGGCTCCTCCGCATACCTATTATCAGGCAATTCCTGAAAGATTAGGTGTTCATATGGACATGATGAAAGAGGATATTAATGAAATAGAAAAACTAGCCATCATGGTAGATGCTGATGAAGATGGTTATTTATTACAGATTTTTACGAAGCCAGTTCAAGACAGACCGACACTTTTCTTCGAAATTATTCAAAGAATGGGTGCAAAAGGGTTTGGTGCAGGTAACTTTAAAGCCCTTTTTGAGTCAATTGAAAGAGAGCAAGAATTGAGAGGAACACTATAA
- a CDS encoding DUF3108 domain-containing protein, whose protein sequence is MKKFILIILALTTLAFDTQKVDAFDTGEYFKFRIHYGIVNAGYATLEVKDATVNNKKVYHSIGKGYTTGMSKFFFKVEDLYESYFDKETGKPYRYVRKIDEGGYTKNQEGFFNQNENRVLVKDYKRKSEKTIIVTENVQDIVSAFYYLRNHPNIDKLKSGDAISIDMFFDEEITKFKLKYIGRQDITTKFGTVSTMVFKPSVQTGRVFKEKESLTLWITDDVNKVPIRIKADLAVGSLKADLDEYKGLQSPLKAKK, encoded by the coding sequence ATGAAAAAATTCATCCTCATCATATTAGCACTAACAACACTGGCGTTCGACACTCAAAAAGTGGACGCTTTCGATACTGGCGAATATTTTAAATTTAGAATTCATTACGGAATTGTCAATGCCGGCTACGCAACTCTCGAAGTTAAAGATGCCACCGTAAATAATAAAAAGGTATACCATTCTATTGGAAAAGGTTACACAACTGGTATGTCAAAATTTTTCTTCAAAGTTGAAGATTTATATGAAAGCTATTTTGATAAAGAAACAGGAAAACCTTATCGTTATGTTAGAAAAATTGACGAAGGCGGTTATACCAAAAATCAGGAAGGTTTTTTCAATCAAAATGAGAACAGAGTTCTAGTAAAAGACTATAAGCGAAAATCAGAAAAAACGATTATTGTTACTGAAAATGTGCAAGATATTGTTTCGGCATTTTATTATTTGAGAAACCATCCAAATATTGACAAATTGAAATCTGGTGACGCGATTTCAATTGATATGTTTTTTGACGAAGAAATCACAAAATTTAAGTTAAAATATATAGGTCGTCAGGATATTACAACTAAATTTGGGACGGTTTCTACAATGGTATTTAAACCTTCTGTACAAACAGGAAGAGTATTTAAAGAAAAGGAAAGTCTAACTCTCTGGATAACAGACGATGTAAACAAAGTTCCCATTCGAATAAAAGCAGATTTGGCGGTAGGATCTCTTAAAGCTGATCTCGATGAATATAAAGGATTACAAAGTCCACTTAAAGCAAAAAAATAA